One genomic region from Kamptonema formosum PCC 6407 encodes:
- a CDS encoding iron uptake porin, translated as MDKFTTARKATLIASPVFSLSMLVGCLGIASVPAGAIAQLQDTSTSEAKLPKLALAESDRTLSPPEVAPTEEKVAEINPTTESDLSPTAAAQPPPTTPIELAATDIRDRSYPLWLSQSPVLNPQSPVIAEVPKIPDFPTETGTAADLSAPDDFAQVTSVSQLSDVQPTDWAFQALQSLVERYGCIAGYPDGTFRGNRALTRYEFAAGLNACLDQVNRLIAGGTNNLATKEDLIALQRLQEEFAAELATLRGRVDALEARTAELEANQFSTTTKLSGLAWFNVTGATANKRVRVETTNTDTPLALRPAGRDPITNRPVVQRVDDPEVTFSQLVWLTLTTSFTGKDQLVTQLAVGNGDSPANQFASAGLYNTFGTPFLDQTGGVNPNEFILRELFYQFPLSDRLQVVVGPRINFYRYFDNNAFTFFLNGASTFNSNGSTLSNAVDRGAGAVVLWDINRRFRLRLGYLGESDEFLPANPFNSAADPSKGLFKGTNSATVELAFSPSSRANFRFLYTRSNIQQIGGQVGGAIGEPIYGVADDGYGGKIGNATADTFIFNFDWLVARNFGVFGRYSYGRTNIFPRTDRPDGTIKAQAYQMGLAFPDLGKDGALLTLSFLVPFDVTGGRRFLVSGGGNGGTQYEFEATYYLPISDNIAIVPAFYLIGNANNFDNNPTIYVGNLRTQFSF; from the coding sequence ATGGATAAATTTACAACTGCGAGGAAAGCGACACTAATCGCTTCTCCGGTTTTCTCCTTGTCAATGTTGGTGGGATGTCTGGGAATAGCTTCAGTACCAGCAGGCGCGATCGCCCAACTACAGGATACCTCAACTTCAGAAGCCAAACTTCCAAAGCTAGCATTAGCAGAGAGCGATCGCACTTTATCTCCTCCAGAGGTAGCGCCAACAGAGGAGAAAGTCGCAGAAATTAACCCTACTACTGAGAGTGACCTATCTCCGACAGCAGCAGCACAACCGCCTCCAACAACTCCAATCGAACTCGCAGCTACAGATATCCGCGATCGCAGCTATCCCTTGTGGTTGTCTCAATCTCCAGTTTTAAACCCCCAATCTCCCGTAATTGCTGAAGTTCCGAAAATACCAGATTTCCCAACCGAGACGGGAACTGCTGCGGATCTTAGCGCTCCCGATGACTTTGCTCAAGTCACCTCAGTTTCTCAGTTGTCTGATGTACAGCCCACAGATTGGGCATTCCAAGCTTTACAATCTCTGGTAGAACGCTATGGTTGTATCGCTGGCTATCCCGATGGTACTTTTCGCGGTAACAGAGCTTTAACTCGTTACGAATTCGCCGCTGGTTTAAATGCTTGTTTAGACCAAGTTAATCGACTAATTGCAGGGGGAACCAACAATTTAGCCACGAAAGAAGACTTAATCGCACTACAACGCCTCCAAGAAGAATTTGCCGCCGAATTAGCAACATTGCGAGGACGGGTAGACGCTTTAGAAGCTCGGACGGCGGAATTAGAAGCTAATCAATTTTCAACAACAACTAAACTTAGCGGTCTTGCTTGGTTTAATGTGACTGGAGCAACTGCAAACAAGCGTGTCCGAGTAGAAACGACGAATACAGACACTCCTCTAGCACTAAGACCGGCGGGACGAGATCCGATTACAAATCGACCTGTTGTTCAGAGAGTTGATGACCCTGAAGTTACTTTTAGTCAGTTAGTTTGGCTGACGCTCACTACTTCTTTTACAGGTAAAGATCAATTAGTGACGCAGTTAGCTGTTGGTAATGGCGATTCCCCGGCAAATCAGTTTGCCTCAGCGGGTCTTTATAATACCTTTGGCACTCCATTTCTGGATCAAACAGGGGGTGTTAATCCCAATGAATTTATTTTGCGAGAACTTTTTTACCAGTTCCCGCTTAGCGATCGCTTGCAAGTCGTGGTCGGGCCGCGGATCAACTTTTACCGCTATTTTGACAATAATGCTTTTACCTTTTTCTTAAATGGAGCTAGCACCTTTAACTCGAACGGTAGCACTCTATCAAACGCAGTCGATCGCGGTGCTGGTGCGGTGGTTTTGTGGGATATCAATCGTCGGTTTAGGCTGCGTTTAGGCTATCTGGGCGAAAGCGATGAATTTTTGCCCGCTAACCCCTTTAATTCGGCTGCTGACCCCTCTAAAGGTTTGTTTAAGGGCACCAATTCAGCAACAGTTGAACTGGCATTTAGCCCTAGCAGTCGCGCAAATTTCCGGTTTCTCTACACTCGCTCTAATATCCAGCAAATAGGCGGACAAGTGGGTGGTGCAATTGGAGAGCCGATTTACGGTGTGGCTGATGATGGTTACGGCGGCAAAATTGGCAATGCAACGGCGGATACTTTTATCTTCAATTTTGACTGGCTAGTTGCCCGCAACTTTGGTGTTTTTGGTCGCTACAGCTACGGCCGAACTAATATTTTTCCTAGAACCGATCGACCGGATGGCACGATTAAAGCTCAAGCTTATCAGATGGGACTTGCTTTTCCCGATTTGGGCAAAGATGGAGCTTTGCTAACTCTATCATTTCTAGTCCCGTTTGATGTTACGGGCGGTCGTCGGTTCTTGGTATCTGGAGGAGGAAATGGCGGTACTCAGTATGAATTTGAAGCTACTTACTATTTGCCAATCAGTGACAATATTGCTATTGTTCCGGCATTTTACTTAATTGGCAACGCCAATAATTTTGACAACAACCCCACTATTTATGTGGGTAATTTGCGAACGCAGTTTAGTTTTTAA
- a CDS encoding mechanosensitive ion channel family protein, translating to MSSSAVAFLSNFGILGLTIVSLYILFLVLRVVLRRLPTDIPLVALNISRGPILLLVCFVGMNLLLAQWGSSLEFNGQPITIEFIQRGLNTLNFLIVTYWIAQLLTQVVLYALKQYADRSEAMWDDVLIPILQNILPFFTYFIGGLLALQQLGFDLSGLLVTIGGAAFILGFALKDILANFFSGLVLLIDTPFSFGDVVALSDGSRAVIKKIGLRVTTMYLIDSHSEIYIPNANFQGENIINLSRPTSHYYYTISIPIKGDVDPARAISLMEKVVLAHPDTMGELEGKLEAIDNYYGHSGSGVKQKLKREVGRMRLLAEQDVTRMLLKIEMSLKQLSEFLSGAEQGGLDAEEIRAIQKQFLEICLSIGLERRAERQDKHKRSKLVEIGGAPSNNTLIGLVRIWYQCWLKDPDLFKEDLMTLPREWEQRINLLIIKINKLYRIINNPVGMETRLDDLVESFKVWMSESFKSSRNQWQDPKIWVNEVSGDQSRETTVRFYVDSIKLEHCERGNRIKSEVRQDLVWHLRQSYLM from the coding sequence ATGTCAAGTAGTGCTGTAGCATTTCTCAGCAATTTTGGGATACTGGGACTTACCATTGTTAGTTTGTATATCCTGTTCTTAGTGCTGCGGGTAGTTTTACGCCGACTACCAACTGATATACCACTGGTAGCCTTGAATATCTCACGGGGCCCGATACTTCTGCTAGTCTGCTTCGTCGGGATGAATTTGTTATTAGCACAATGGGGAAGTAGTCTGGAATTTAACGGCCAGCCAATAACGATTGAGTTCATCCAGAGAGGTCTGAACACCCTTAATTTCTTAATAGTAACTTATTGGATTGCTCAACTTCTAACCCAAGTAGTTCTCTATGCACTCAAGCAGTATGCCGACCGCTCCGAAGCAATGTGGGATGATGTCTTAATACCCATACTCCAAAACATCCTGCCCTTTTTCACCTATTTCATTGGTGGATTGCTAGCTTTACAGCAATTGGGTTTCGATCTATCCGGTTTGCTAGTAACAATTGGGGGAGCGGCATTTATCCTCGGTTTTGCCTTAAAGGACATTCTGGCGAACTTTTTCAGTGGCTTAGTGTTATTGATTGATACGCCTTTCAGTTTCGGCGATGTTGTTGCTCTGTCAGATGGTTCGCGGGCAGTGATCAAAAAAATTGGTCTGCGGGTAACAACTATGTACTTAATCGATAGTCACTCTGAAATTTATATCCCTAATGCCAATTTCCAAGGTGAAAACATTATTAATCTTAGCCGTCCTACGAGTCACTATTACTACACCATTTCAATTCCCATCAAGGGTGATGTCGATCCAGCAAGAGCAATATCTCTGATGGAGAAAGTGGTACTTGCCCACCCCGATACAATGGGAGAACTAGAGGGTAAGCTGGAAGCAATTGACAATTACTACGGCCATTCTGGATCGGGGGTCAAACAGAAGTTAAAGCGAGAAGTTGGGCGGATGCGATTGCTAGCTGAGCAAGATGTCACCCGTATGCTCTTGAAAATTGAAATGAGCCTGAAGCAACTATCAGAATTTCTCTCCGGTGCAGAACAGGGAGGATTAGATGCAGAAGAAATCAGAGCAATCCAGAAACAATTCTTAGAAATTTGTCTGTCGATCGGTTTGGAGAGGAGAGCCGAACGTCAGGATAAGCACAAGCGCAGCAAGTTAGTTGAAATTGGAGGTGCGCCCTCTAATAATACGCTCATTGGTCTAGTCAGAATCTGGTATCAATGCTGGCTAAAAGACCCAGATTTGTTTAAAGAAGATTTGATGACATTGCCTAGAGAGTGGGAACAGAGAATTAATTTGTTGATTATAAAAATCAATAAATTATATCGGATAATCAACAATCCCGTCGGTATGGAGACTAGATTAGACGATCTAGTGGAAAGCTTTAAAGTTTGGATGAGTGAGAGTTTTAAGAGTTCTCGAAATCAATGGCAAGACCCGAAAATTTGGGTGAATGAAGTTAGCGGAGACCAAAGTCGGGAGACAACGGTGCGCTTTTATGTAGATAGCATCAAGCTAGAGCATTGCGAGCGTGGAAATCGGATCAAGAGTGAAGTGCGTCAGGATTTGGTTTGGCATCTAAGACAATCTTACTTGATGTAA
- a CDS encoding mechanosensitive ion channel family protein, whose product MSSSAVAFLSNFGILGLTIVSLYLLFLVLRVVLRRLPTDLPLVALNISRGPILLLVCFVGMNLLLAQWGSSLEFNGQPVTIGLIQRGLSALNFLIVTYWIAQLLTQVVLYALKQYADRSEAMWDDVLIPILQNILPFFTYFIGGLLALQQLGFDLSGLLVTIGGAAFILGFALKDILANFFSGLVLLIDTPFSFGDVVALPDGSRAVIRKIGLRLTSMYLIDSHSEIYIPNAAFQSQNIVNLSRPTSHYYYTISIPIKGDVEPARAISLMEKVVLAHPDTMGDIEQKLEAIERYYGYSGAGVKQKLKREVGVMRLLAEQEVTRMLLKIEINLKQLSDIISGAEQGGLDAEEIRAIQKQFLEICLSIGLERRAERQDKRKRSKLVEIGGAPSNNTLIGLVRIWYQCWLKDPDLFKEDLMTLPREWEQRINLLIIKINKLYQTINNPVGMETRLDDLVESFQVWMSESFKSSRNQWQDPKIWVNEVNGDQSRETTVRFYVDSIKLEHCERGNRIKSEVRQDLVWHLRQSYLM is encoded by the coding sequence ATGTCAAGTAGTGCTGTAGCATTTCTCAGCAATTTTGGGATACTGGGACTTACCATTGTTAGTTTATATCTCCTATTCTTAGTGCTGCGGGTAGTTTTACGCCGACTACCAACCGATTTACCACTGGTAGCGTTGAATATCTCACGGGGCCCGATACTTCTGCTAGTCTGCTTCGTCGGGATGAATTTGTTATTAGCACAATGGGGAAGTAGTCTGGAATTTAACGGTCAGCCAGTAACGATCGGGCTAATCCAGAGAGGTCTGAGTGCACTTAATTTCTTAATAGTAACTTACTGGATTGCTCAACTTCTAACCCAAGTAGTTCTCTATGCACTCAAGCAGTATGCCGACCGCTCCGAAGCAATGTGGGATGATGTCTTAATACCCATACTCCAAAACATCCTGCCCTTTTTCACCTATTTCATTGGTGGATTGCTAGCTTTACAGCAATTGGGTTTCGATCTATCCGGTTTGCTAGTAACAATTGGGGGAGCAGCATTTATCCTCGGTTTTGCCTTAAAGGACATTCTGGCGAACTTTTTCAGTGGCTTAGTGTTATTGATTGATACGCCTTTCAGTTTCGGCGATGTTGTGGCTTTGCCAGATGGTTCGCGGGCAGTGATCAGAAAAATTGGTCTGCGCTTAACAAGTATGTACTTAATCGATAGTCACTCCGAGATTTACATACCTAATGCGGCCTTTCAAAGCCAAAATATCGTCAACCTCAGCCGTCCTACGAGTCACTATTACTACACCATTTCCATTCCGATCAAGGGTGATGTCGAGCCAGCAAGAGCGATATCTCTGATGGAAAAAGTAGTGCTTGCCCATCCTGATACAATGGGAGACATAGAGCAAAAACTGGAAGCAATTGAACGTTACTATGGCTATTCTGGAGCCGGAGTCAAACAGAAATTGAAGCGAGAAGTTGGGGTCATGCGGTTGCTAGCCGAGCAAGAAGTCACCCGTATGCTACTGAAAATTGAAATAAATTTGAAGCAACTATCAGATATCATCTCCGGTGCAGAACAGGGAGGATTAGATGCAGAAGAAATCAGAGCAATCCAGAAACAATTCTTAGAAATTTGTCTGTCGATCGGTTTGGAGAGGAGAGCCGAACGTCAGGATAAGCGCAAGCGCAGCAAGTTAGTTGAAATTGGAGGTGCGCCCTCTAATAATACGCTCATTGGTCTAGTCAGAATCTGGTATCAATGCTGGCTAAAAGACCCAGATTTGTTTAAAGAAGATTTGATGACATTGCCTAGAGAGTGGGAACAGAGAATTAATTTGTTGATTATAAAAATCAATAAATTATATCAGACGATCAACAATCCTGTGGGCATGGAAACGAGATTAGACGATCTAGTGGAAAGCTTTCAAGTTTGGATGAGTGAGAGTTTTAAGAGTTCTCGAAATCAATGGCAAGACCCGAAAATTTGGGTGAATGAAGTTAATGGAGACCAAAGTCGGGAGACAACGGTGCGCTTTTATGTAGATAGCATCAAGCTAGAGCATTGCGAGCGTGGAAATCGGATCAAGAGTGAAGTGCGTCAGGATTTGGTTTGGCATCTAAGACAATCCTACTTGATGTAA
- a CDS encoding CHAT domain-containing protein — translation MDEQRRETDFNMLRVLLDFSSDTGTELILSADSDLIDYGLVQTLYLAVPSLTQEGLVNAAKFFQNLLAPLEEAMMASIGAATPEQYLTFLGEVLQAVAYNSEPQAVYPLLSANLDKLDYHFAQLLHSWATAILPEAEPAQARRIAAQIGNLSIIIGRFPLGSRANNLEIEIAGYEVVATVFTREEFPEQWATLQNNLGNAYSDRIKGERALNLERAIACFENALEVRTPAEYPEQWATLQNNLGNAYSDRIKGFSADNLELAVTCYQNALQVRARDTFPKEWATTQNNLGRAYSRRLRGEPTDNLELAIACYQSALQVYNRKSFPRRWATTQNNLANAYSERLQGSRADNLEQAIECYQKALQVRTRENLPAQWATTQHNLGRVFSERIKGDRSENLEAAIACYRNALQVHSRTKFPDRWATIQTYLGKAYNQRLKGDRAQNIEAAIACYQKALQVYSKSKAPDRWAMLHTYLGRALSEHKKGEKARNLKSAIVCYQNACAIYTRSGSPDRWAMLQSYLGRAFGELMLGNRPEHLKKAVSCYDKALEVYTREAHPHSHAKTLFYQGLAYQAQGELLLAYNTFASAVETVEFLRGERRGGSDREASTLQKLAQTWTVLYKSLVEVCLELGANQPHYYAKALEYTQRYKARSLVELLAHDSLTPKAELPQYVQDELVLLRQEIATEQQRVDGGAKLEVNIRGSSGAERPDLNNSSMPLSVDFTRLTQLWHQLDELIAREIVSFDPYFSSTQKVEAIAFEQIQELLPDRNCAIVEWANLEEMLVCFIILPEVEHPLVWVYPPENAEALEDWADEYLSAYSEQKGRWVNQLAARLTRLAELLQIDRIVERIPEHCDRLIAIGHRFLHLLPIHALPLGSEGEGELWSRGAEEQRGRGAEEMGSGGAEGKSSSFLFPLPISPAPPLPCSPSSSSPQYLIDRFPRGIRYAPSCQMLRLSQIGRRNLRGTSPVRELFAVQNFTKDAIYSNLEMSAIRQHFPTTETLGDRIGVKEALYQLIGVGDRHLIQREQQQQSIGIHFACQSLLNFEHPLQSALFFGKDSLTLEEIFNLDLRQCRLLTLSGCETGAGEVKNIIDCVSLTAGLMYAGTPSIVSSLWKVSDVSTLFLIGKFYDNLSQLQRIQVGDIAIALNSAQKWLRDLTSEEFETLLSDFQSQITQIFAQLPQGQRLIAEASLQQTRNRKPCPFANPYHWAAFTATGV, via the coding sequence ATGGACGAACAACGCCGCGAAACTGACTTTAATATGCTCCGAGTGCTACTGGACTTTTCTAGCGATACAGGAACAGAATTAATTTTGAGTGCTGACTCAGATTTAATCGACTACGGGTTAGTACAAACACTGTACCTGGCAGTGCCGTCCCTAACGCAAGAGGGGCTAGTTAATGCTGCTAAATTTTTCCAAAATTTGCTTGCTCCTTTGGAAGAAGCGATGATGGCATCTATCGGCGCTGCAACTCCAGAACAGTATCTCACTTTTCTGGGGGAAGTATTGCAGGCAGTAGCCTACAATTCTGAACCGCAAGCAGTTTATCCATTACTGTCTGCCAATTTAGATAAGTTGGATTACCATTTTGCCCAACTGTTGCACAGTTGGGCAACTGCAATCTTACCGGAAGCTGAACCCGCACAGGCGAGACGGATTGCGGCTCAGATCGGTAATTTGAGCATTATTATTGGGCGGTTCCCCCTGGGTAGCAGGGCGAACAATTTAGAAATTGAAATTGCAGGTTATGAAGTAGTAGCAACTGTTTTTACCCGCGAGGAGTTCCCGGAACAGTGGGCGACGCTGCAAAATAATCTGGGCAATGCTTATAGCGATCGCATTAAAGGAGAACGAGCCCTGAATCTGGAACGAGCGATCGCTTGTTTTGAAAATGCTTTAGAAGTAAGGACTCCCGCAGAATACCCGGAACAGTGGGCAACGCTACAAAATAATCTGGGCAATGCTTACAGCGATCGCATCAAAGGTTTTAGTGCCGATAACCTAGAACTGGCAGTTACCTGCTATCAAAACGCTTTACAGGTGCGAGCTCGCGATACTTTCCCCAAGGAGTGGGCAACAACTCAAAATAATCTCGGTCGCGCTTACAGCCGCCGCTTAAGAGGAGAGCCAACTGATAATTTAGAATTGGCAATAGCTTGCTATCAAAGCGCCTTGCAAGTTTACAATCGTAAGTCCTTTCCCCGTCGTTGGGCGACAACACAAAATAATTTAGCAAACGCTTATAGTGAAAGACTCCAAGGTAGTCGCGCTGATAATTTGGAACAAGCTATAGAGTGCTATCAAAAGGCTTTACAGGTGCGGACTCGCGAGAACTTACCGGCACAGTGGGCGACTACTCAGCATAATTTAGGTCGAGTTTTTAGCGAACGAATTAAAGGAGATCGATCGGAGAATTTGGAAGCGGCGATCGCTTGTTATCGCAATGCTTTACAAGTTCACAGCCGCACTAAGTTTCCCGATCGCTGGGCGACAATTCAAACTTATCTGGGCAAAGCTTATAATCAGCGACTCAAAGGAGATCGAGCCCAAAATATAGAAGCAGCGATCGCCTGCTATCAAAAAGCCTTGCAAGTATATTCAAAATCAAAAGCTCCCGATCGCTGGGCAATGTTACACACTTATTTAGGTCGGGCTTTGAGCGAACATAAGAAAGGAGAAAAAGCCCGCAACCTCAAAAGTGCGATCGTCTGTTATCAAAATGCTTGTGCAATTTATACCCGTTCGGGCTCTCCCGATCGCTGGGCAATGCTGCAATCATATCTCGGTCGAGCCTTTGGCGAGTTGATGCTGGGTAACAGACCTGAACATCTTAAAAAAGCAGTCAGTTGTTATGACAAGGCCCTGGAAGTCTACACGCGAGAAGCTCATCCCCACAGCCACGCCAAAACCTTATTTTACCAAGGCCTCGCCTACCAAGCCCAGGGGGAATTGCTGCTAGCTTACAACACTTTTGCCTCGGCTGTGGAAACAGTGGAATTCCTACGCGGAGAGCGCAGAGGGGGGAGCGATCGCGAAGCCAGTACCCTGCAAAAATTAGCTCAAACCTGGACTGTGCTTTACAAATCTCTGGTGGAAGTCTGTCTGGAACTAGGAGCTAACCAACCTCATTACTACGCCAAAGCCCTAGAATATACGCAGCGCTACAAAGCTCGCAGTCTGGTGGAACTCCTCGCCCATGACTCCTTAACTCCCAAAGCAGAACTTCCCCAATACGTCCAAGATGAGTTGGTTTTGCTACGACAGGAAATAGCTACAGAACAGCAGCGAGTCGATGGGGGAGCGAAGCTGGAAGTCAATATTCGCGGTAGTTCAGGGGCAGAAAGACCGGATTTGAATAATTCCTCAATGCCTCTGAGTGTGGACTTTACCCGCCTCACTCAATTGTGGCATCAGTTGGACGAGTTGATTGCCCGCGAGATAGTGTCTTTTGACCCGTATTTTAGCAGCACTCAAAAAGTGGAGGCGATCGCCTTTGAACAAATTCAGGAATTATTACCAGATCGGAATTGCGCGATCGTCGAGTGGGCAAACTTAGAGGAAATGTTGGTTTGTTTTATTATCCTCCCTGAAGTCGAACATCCTCTAGTTTGGGTTTATCCCCCAGAAAATGCAGAAGCTTTGGAAGATTGGGCCGACGAATATTTGAGTGCTTATTCCGAACAAAAAGGCCGTTGGGTAAATCAACTAGCAGCTCGATTGACCCGCCTAGCAGAACTTTTACAAATCGATCGGATTGTAGAGCGCATTCCCGAACATTGCGATCGCTTGATTGCGATCGGACACCGATTTTTGCACCTGCTACCGATTCATGCTTTGCCTTTGGGAAGTGAGGGAGAGGGGGAGCTCTGGAGCAGAGGGGCAGAGGAGCAGAGGGGCAGGGGAGCAGAGGAGATGGGGAGCGGGGGAGCAGAGGGGAAATCTTCATCTTTCCTGTTCCCTCTCCCCATCTCCCCCGCCCCCCCGCTCCCCTGCTCCCCATCTTCCTCATCTCCTCAATATTTAATTGACAGATTTCCGAGAGGTATTCGCTATGCTCCAAGTTGTCAAATGTTGCGCCTGAGCCAAATTGGGCGGCGTAATCTTCGTGGAACTTCGCCAGTGCGAGAACTCTTTGCTGTTCAGAATTTTACTAAAGATGCGATCTATAGCAATCTGGAAATGAGCGCGATTCGTCAGCATTTCCCAACTACGGAAACTTTAGGGGATAGAATTGGCGTAAAAGAAGCACTTTATCAATTAATTGGGGTTGGCGATCGCCACCTCATTCAAAGAGAGCAACAGCAACAAAGTATTGGTATCCACTTCGCCTGTCAGAGTTTGTTAAATTTTGAACATCCTTTGCAATCGGCTTTGTTTTTTGGTAAGGACTCTCTAACATTGGAGGAAATTTTTAATCTCGACTTGCGCCAATGTCGATTACTGACTCTCTCCGGTTGTGAAACTGGCGCTGGGGAGGTAAAAAATATTATTGATTGTGTTAGCTTGACAGCGGGTTTGATGTATGCTGGGACTCCCAGTATTGTCAGTAGTCTTTGGAAAGTGAGCGACGTTTCGACATTGTTTTTGATCGGCAAGTTTTACGACAATCTCAGTCAGCTTCAGAGAATACAGGTGGGAGATATTGCGATCGCGCTTAATTCTGCTCAGAAATGGTTGCGAGATTTAACTAGCGAGGAATTTGAAACTTTACTGAGCGATTTTCAAAGTCAAATTACACAAATCTTTGCTCAGTTACCCCAAGGACAACGCTTGATTGCTGAAGCATCTTTGCAGCAAACACGCAATCGCAAACCTTGCCCTTTTGCTAATCCCTATCATTGGGCCGCTTTTACTGCTACAGGGGTTTAA
- a CDS encoding response regulator transcription factor, with protein sequence MPQILLVDDEPALRDSLTYTLQKEGYEVMTAADGLSAIKQFHKQVPDVILLDLMLPEVSGMEVCWRIRAFSNVPIVMLTAKDQDIDKVWGLEAGADDYVTKPFNTRELVARIKAVLRRRSAEQSSDSK encoded by the coding sequence ATGCCCCAAATCTTATTAGTAGATGATGAACCAGCCCTGCGCGACAGCCTGACCTACACGCTGCAAAAAGAAGGCTATGAAGTGATGACGGCGGCCGATGGATTGAGTGCGATCAAACAATTTCACAAACAAGTACCAGATGTAATTTTACTAGATTTAATGCTGCCAGAAGTGAGCGGCATGGAAGTCTGCTGGCGGATTCGGGCATTTTCAAATGTGCCGATTGTGATGCTGACTGCTAAAGATCAAGATATTGATAAGGTTTGGGGTTTAGAGGCGGGAGCAGATGACTATGTAACAAAACCCTTCAATACTCGCGAACTTGTAGCGCGGATCAAAGCCGTGTTACGCCGCCGTTCTGCGGAGCAGTCTTCAGATAGTAAATAA
- a CDS encoding sensor histidine kinase, with translation MKWLPQIKLNSIHAKLLATYLLLTTLGTSLMAGYILWSFYDYFIQARQTDLENWTAALSESVADALEEGKIERVELLVKRYGAPETITLRIFDPQSHLLATSDPRLDKQVTSWYEVAGMREAFQNRSARGIAKGVLSGEDRLYIARPVVRNGQMLGVLRMSITLKQFQRQFAKVIWTVGGSLMLTLLLCAVISDRFARSLSKPVETMRNFAIRLGSGHFGDKLAIRQSNELDQLAAELNRMSERLASLDYERRTFLANVSHELRTPISNVLVTVEALRSGAVDEPELRDRFFQNVEDETKRLSRLVRDLLDLGRLEAGVTQLEQQSLVLSSLINRAVGAVKPRMEARGVSVTVDVADIILFGDPERLLQAILNVLDNAIKHSLPDSEVMISGRKEGKQAVIKVEDQGPGISSSDLPRIFEQFYTTDPSRSGSGTGLGLAIAKRIVEAHSGSITAESRIGKGAIFTICLPL, from the coding sequence ATGAAATGGTTGCCCCAAATTAAATTAAATTCTATTCACGCCAAGCTGTTAGCTACCTATTTGCTGCTGACAACTCTAGGCACTTCGTTGATGGCGGGGTACATTCTGTGGTCGTTTTATGATTATTTCATACAGGCGCGACAGACAGATTTGGAAAATTGGACTGCGGCTTTAAGCGAGAGTGTGGCCGATGCTTTGGAGGAGGGCAAAATTGAGCGAGTAGAACTGCTGGTGAAACGCTACGGGGCACCAGAAACCATTACGCTACGGATTTTTGACCCTCAAAGCCACTTGCTGGCCACTTCCGATCCTCGGTTAGACAAACAAGTTACGAGCTGGTACGAGGTAGCTGGGATGAGGGAGGCGTTCCAAAATCGCTCGGCGCGAGGAATTGCAAAAGGGGTGTTGTCAGGAGAGGATCGGCTTTACATTGCTCGACCTGTGGTTCGGAATGGTCAAATGCTGGGTGTGCTGCGGATGTCGATTACTTTGAAACAGTTTCAGCGCCAGTTTGCGAAGGTGATTTGGACGGTTGGGGGGAGTTTGATGCTGACGCTGTTGCTGTGTGCGGTAATTAGCGATCGCTTTGCGCGTAGTCTCTCTAAACCTGTGGAAACAATGCGGAATTTTGCGATTCGCCTGGGTAGCGGTCATTTTGGCGATAAGTTGGCTATCCGTCAAAGCAATGAGTTAGATCAGTTGGCGGCGGAACTTAATCGCATGAGTGAAAGGCTGGCTTCGCTGGATTACGAACGTAGAACTTTTCTGGCAAATGTTTCTCACGAACTCCGCACTCCTATTAGTAATGTGTTGGTGACGGTGGAGGCACTCAGAAGTGGTGCTGTTGATGAGCCGGAGTTGCGCGATCGCTTTTTTCAAAATGTAGAGGATGAAACTAAACGCCTCTCTCGCCTAGTTCGCGATTTGCTGGATTTGGGCCGCTTGGAGGCGGGTGTCACTCAATTAGAACAGCAAAGTTTGGTACTGAGCAGTTTGATTAACCGCGCTGTTGGTGCTGTGAAACCCCGGATGGAAGCGCGAGGTGTGTCTGTGACGGTGGATGTGGCTGATATTATCTTGTTTGGCGATCCAGAGCGGCTGTTGCAGGCAATTTTGAACGTGCTCGATAATGCGATTAAGCATTCCCTACCCGATTCTGAGGTGATGATTTCGGGACGCAAGGAGGGAAAACAAGCTGTTATTAAAGTTGAGGATCAGGGGCCTGGGATTAGTTCTAGCGATTTACCGCGCATTTTTGAGCAGTTCTACACTACAGATCCCTCGCGTTCGGGTAGCGGTACGGGTTTGGGGTTAGCGATCGCTAAGCGGATTGTAGAAGCACACAGCGGTAGCATTACGGCTGAAAGTAGAATTGGTAAGGGGGCAATTTTCACTATTTGCTTACCGCTTTAA